One genomic segment of Nocardia spumae includes these proteins:
- a CDS encoding carboxylesterase/lipase family protein codes for MVDITTADGVVRGLRRRRIAQWRSIPYAAPPVGDLRFRAPQPVESWSGVRPATEYGFAAMQQRDGARIGPRQPQPTSEDCLTLNVTAPAEPATAPRPVMVFIHGGGYVLGTSALRLYSGARLALRGDVIVVSLNYRLGAFGYVDFSEFSTATRPFESNLGLRDQVAALQWVQRNIAAFGGDPNNVTVFGESAGAHAVVSLLATPAAAGLFHRGIAQSAPADWSLTSAAARVFARRCLDNLGATPDRAVEALTTAGSNDIRKAADRAIGEVLWQQPGSFPAAPVVDGEFLPLDPIEAISTGQAHAVPLIIGTNRDEATLFKRYDRSLPTTAGQLHVALSRCGDAEIEKRVVAAYPGYPDRRVAVRMGGDFVFWRPTIEVLEGHSRHAPTYAYRLDFAPRAVHLAGFGATHALDLIPVFGGVDSAIGRGLTTLGGYRDFLQVQREFQDNWLSFARKGQPLPSWPQYTEQRRNTRIIDSPARVEVDPNQSKRLAWQGVRVPALV; via the coding sequence ATGGTTGACATCACGACCGCCGACGGCGTTGTCCGCGGTCTCCGCCGGCGTCGGATCGCACAGTGGCGATCCATCCCGTATGCCGCACCGCCGGTAGGTGACCTGCGTTTCCGGGCTCCGCAGCCGGTGGAGAGCTGGTCGGGCGTGCGCCCGGCCACCGAGTACGGTTTCGCGGCGATGCAGCAGCGCGACGGCGCCCGGATCGGGCCCCGGCAGCCACAGCCCACCAGCGAGGATTGCCTGACGCTCAATGTCACGGCACCCGCGGAGCCGGCCACCGCGCCCCGGCCGGTCATGGTGTTCATCCACGGCGGCGGATACGTACTGGGCACCTCGGCGCTGCGGCTGTATTCGGGCGCCCGGCTGGCCCTGCGCGGCGACGTGATCGTGGTGTCGCTGAATTATCGGCTGGGCGCTTTCGGCTATGTCGATTTCAGCGAGTTCTCGACCGCGACACGGCCTTTCGAGTCCAACCTGGGGCTGCGCGATCAGGTGGCGGCGCTGCAGTGGGTGCAGCGCAATATCGCGGCGTTCGGCGGCGATCCGAACAATGTCACCGTCTTCGGCGAATCGGCCGGAGCGCATGCGGTGGTGAGCCTGCTGGCCACACCCGCCGCGGCCGGGCTCTTCCATCGCGGTATCGCCCAGAGCGCGCCGGCGGACTGGTCGCTGACCTCGGCGGCGGCCCGGGTTTTCGCCCGGCGCTGTCTCGACAATCTCGGCGCTACGCCGGATCGGGCCGTCGAAGCCCTGACCACGGCCGGCTCCAACGACATCCGCAAGGCCGCCGATCGCGCGATCGGCGAGGTGCTGTGGCAGCAGCCGGGCAGCTTCCCCGCGGCCCCGGTCGTCGACGGCGAATTCCTGCCGCTGGATCCGATCGAGGCGATCAGCACCGGGCAGGCCCATGCCGTCCCGCTGATCATCGGCACCAATCGCGATGAGGCGACGCTGTTCAAACGCTACGATCGGTCCCTGCCCACCACCGCCGGCCAACTCCACGTCGCGCTGTCGCGCTGCGGTGATGCCGAGATCGAGAAGCGTGTCGTGGCAGCCTATCCCGGTTATCCCGATCGGCGGGTGGCGGTGCGCATGGGCGGTGACTTCGTCTTCTGGCGGCCCACCATCGAGGTGCTGGAGGGCCACAGCCGCCACGCTCCGACCTACGCCTACCGCCTCGACTTCGCCCCGCGCGCAGTCCATCTCGCGGGTTTCGGCGCCACGCACGCCTTGGATCTGATTCCGGTGTTCGGCGGGGTGGACAGCGCCATCGGGCGCGGGCTCACCACGCTCGGCGGGTATCGGGACTTCCTGCAGGTGCAGCGCGAATTCCAGGACAACTGGCTGTCGTTCGCGCGCAAGGGGCAGCCGTTGCCGTCCTGGCCGCAGTACACCGAGCAGCGCCGCAATACCCGGATCATCGACAGTCCCGCCCGGGTGGAGGTCGATCCGAATCAGAGCAAACGCCTTGCCTGGCAAGGGGTTCGGGTTCCGGCGCTGGTCTGA
- a CDS encoding DUF2630 family protein, producing MTEQDILAHIQDLVKQEHQLRSKATSGELDPEAERAKLADLEVMLDQCWDLLRQRRARIDQGANPDEAQANPVKQVEGYLQ from the coding sequence ATGACCGAACAGGACATCCTCGCCCATATCCAGGACCTGGTGAAGCAGGAACATCAGCTGCGGTCCAAGGCCACCAGCGGAGAGCTCGACCCGGAGGCCGAGCGTGCGAAGTTGGCCGATCTCGAGGTGATGCTGGATCAGTGCTGGGATCTGCTGCGGCAGCGTCGCGCGCGGATCGACCAGGGCGCGAATCCGGACGAGGCCCAGGCCAACCCCGTCAAGCAGGTCGAAGGGTATCTGCAGTAA